A stretch of the Archangium violaceum genome encodes the following:
- a CDS encoding Tox-REase-5 domain-containing protein: MWRLRVRAWGLVVGLVMLAGCATGLPSSGSMEGSGGPAPLPLHSVQGRLVETDGFEMLLLRAGLEDSEQLPSRAADFTPEDGAELYEELLARPVTLAGFGPRLVASSLLREIMEGEEELSRPVLLARVARFAGLAVLRPDGYVAWALSGRTQQRVGPVALKEGALRAGPFEVGAFYDGRSGAFFPVDERLERVRSRPPLAEVYDDGDVINRSLDGAEDVFRDTVLALGGLVLHPGDALVALSRMPRGVAELVLRSPEFLARFRLMTRGEQIRALSRLSVTVLATYGSAMGTTRTVASVGGGLESLSLPALSLSADGALVLERVVLPVGRAVRVLGGGPGAAVILHMANQSVQQGSGKAGSSVQANKGPGQWTPVKESMSRRAARYQQQISGRSVDESYIVRNVRFDGFKDGVLLESKGPGYANKFTDKLEPKPWFTRGARNMVEQAQRQFQAAKGTPIQWHVAEAKVADAIRVLFRNNRVRGIVVVHTPSLP; encoded by the coding sequence ATGTGGCGGCTTCGCGTGAGGGCCTGGGGGCTCGTGGTGGGCCTCGTGATGCTCGCTGGCTGTGCGACCGGGTTGCCTTCGTCGGGGTCGATGGAGGGAAGTGGAGGCCCGGCGCCGTTGCCACTCCACTCCGTACAGGGCCGACTGGTCGAGACGGACGGTTTCGAGATGCTGCTGCTCCGAGCCGGGCTGGAGGACTCCGAACAGCTCCCCTCGCGAGCGGCGGACTTCACGCCCGAGGACGGGGCGGAGTTGTACGAGGAGTTGCTCGCCAGACCCGTGACCCTGGCCGGCTTCGGTCCGCGTCTGGTGGCCTCGTCTCTGCTGCGTGAGATCATGGAAGGCGAGGAGGAGCTGTCTCGCCCGGTCCTCCTCGCGCGCGTGGCGCGCTTCGCCGGGTTGGCGGTGCTGCGACCCGACGGCTACGTGGCGTGGGCGCTGAGTGGGCGGACCCAGCAGCGCGTGGGTCCGGTGGCGTTGAAGGAGGGGGCGCTGAGGGCGGGACCTTTCGAGGTGGGCGCCTTCTACGATGGTCGCAGTGGGGCCTTCTTCCCAGTGGATGAGCGCCTCGAACGCGTGAGGAGTCGTCCTCCGCTGGCCGAGGTGTACGACGACGGTGATGTCATCAACCGCTCCCTGGATGGAGCGGAGGACGTCTTCCGCGACACGGTGTTGGCACTGGGAGGGTTGGTGCTCCATCCGGGAGATGCGCTCGTCGCTCTCTCTCGGATGCCTCGGGGGGTGGCGGAGCTCGTCCTCCGCTCGCCGGAGTTCCTCGCGCGCTTCCGGTTGATGACACGGGGCGAGCAGATTCGCGCGCTCTCCCGGCTGTCCGTGACCGTGCTGGCGACCTATGGCTCCGCGATGGGGACCACCCGGACGGTGGCCTCGGTGGGCGGTGGCTTGGAGTCACTTTCCTTGCCTGCGTTGTCGCTGTCGGCGGATGGCGCGCTGGTTCTCGAGCGGGTCGTTCTCCCTGTGGGGCGCGCTGTCCGCGTGCTCGGCGGTGGACCGGGTGCCGCGGTGATCCTCCACATGGCCAACCAGTCGGTCCAGCAGGGCTCTGGCAAGGCAGGTTCGTCCGTACAGGCGAACAAGGGCCCGGGACAGTGGACACCGGTCAAGGAGTCCATGAGCCGGCGCGCGGCGCGCTACCAGCAGCAGATTTCCGGCCGGTCCGTGGATGAGTCATACATCGTTCGGAACGTACGGTTCGATGGATTCAAAGACGGTGTGCTGCTGGAATCCAAGGGACCCGGTTACGCCAATAAGTTCACCGACAAGCTGGAGCCCAAGCCGTGGTTTACGAGGGGAGCTCGTAACATGGTGGAGCAGGCTCAACGACAATTCCAAGCCGCAAAGGGCACGCCCATCCAGTGGCACGTAGCGGAGGCGAAGGTGGCTGATGCCATCCGAGTACTCTTCAGGAATAATCGTGTGCGGGGGATCGTGGTGGTTCATACCCCATCACTTCCATGA
- a CDS encoding immunity 52 family protein, with the protein MKEDGLIETYYAGAYWGARKESPEECGRRAEVLFTALRSVAPDFAHWLKQGRSLKEALKHPIEMNQASLTKMFRRGKDRVFDELGFRISGWNGASDYEASSFLICAGMYSELVSNSCVFTIPSSGPDNKEGPNAQRVLTAAVLSGMVRAMAMAWEPEWAIATSTAHRDLIPMPQPTRLWGWVTYYSDQLGRVPPLPAPVRMERVEDKGTLVVLTPERFTASNPEHVALAKRVGELLDRAGILGPPLR; encoded by the coding sequence ATGAAGGAGGATGGTTTGATCGAGACCTACTACGCAGGGGCCTACTGGGGAGCTCGAAAGGAGTCTCCCGAGGAATGTGGGCGTCGCGCGGAGGTCTTGTTCACTGCATTGCGCTCGGTCGCCCCTGACTTCGCTCATTGGCTCAAGCAAGGGCGGTCTCTCAAGGAGGCACTCAAGCACCCCATCGAGATGAACCAGGCCTCTCTGACGAAGATGTTTCGTCGTGGGAAGGACCGTGTGTTCGACGAGCTTGGCTTTCGTATCAGTGGTTGGAATGGCGCCAGTGACTACGAAGCCAGCTCCTTCCTCATCTGTGCGGGGATGTATTCGGAGCTTGTCTCCAATTCATGCGTGTTCACCATTCCCAGTTCGGGTCCAGACAACAAGGAGGGCCCGAACGCGCAGCGGGTGCTGACTGCGGCCGTGCTCTCCGGGATGGTGCGTGCCATGGCGATGGCCTGGGAGCCGGAATGGGCAATCGCCACATCCACCGCGCACAGGGATCTCATCCCAATGCCCCAGCCCACGAGGCTGTGGGGCTGGGTGACCTACTACTCGGACCAGTTGGGGAGGGTGCCTCCGCTGCCTGCTCCCGTGCGCATGGAGCGGGTCGAGGACAAAGGCACGCTCGTCGTCCTCACTCCCGAGCGGTTCACCGCGAGCAACCCCGAGCACGTCGCATTGGCGAAGCGCGTGGGCGAGCTGCTGGACCGCGCGGGGATTCTGGGTCCCCCGCTTCGCTGA
- a CDS encoding MBL fold metallo-hydrolase, which yields MESLYVRQLKLGPMDNFVYLVGPKDSDEVLVVDAAWDVPAIEQALAQDGKRLVGAFVSHCHGDHTNGLPELLSRHDVPVYAQRAEVDFSADLRNLAGGALRPLGPGDSLTVGRRGFQALHTPGHTPGSHCLLAQDALVSGDTVFINGCGRCDLRGGDPEAMYRSLSQVLLKVPDSTRLFPGHDYADVPVAAMADVRQHNPYFAFPDVASFVAYRMRPRR from the coding sequence ATGGAATCGCTGTACGTGCGCCAGTTGAAGCTCGGGCCCATGGACAACTTCGTGTACCTGGTGGGCCCGAAGGACTCGGACGAGGTGCTGGTGGTGGACGCGGCGTGGGACGTGCCCGCCATCGAGCAGGCCCTCGCGCAGGATGGCAAGCGCCTGGTGGGTGCCTTCGTCTCGCACTGCCACGGCGATCACACCAACGGGCTGCCGGAGCTGCTCTCGCGCCATGACGTGCCGGTGTACGCCCAGCGTGCCGAGGTGGACTTCTCCGCGGACCTGCGCAACCTCGCCGGAGGCGCGCTGCGTCCGCTGGGACCGGGTGACTCGCTCACGGTGGGCCGCCGGGGCTTCCAGGCGCTGCACACCCCGGGACATACGCCGGGCTCTCACTGCCTGCTGGCGCAGGATGCGCTGGTGTCGGGCGACACCGTCTTCATCAACGGCTGTGGGCGGTGCGACCTGCGAGGGGGAGACCCGGAGGCGATGTACCGCTCGCTGTCACAGGTGCTGCTGAAGGTTCCGGACAGCACCCGGCTCTTCCCCGGGCACGACTACGCGGACGTGCCGGTGGCGGCCATGGCGGACGTGCGCCAGCACAATCCGTACTTCGCCTTCCCGGACGTGGCCTCCTTCGTGGCCTACCGGATGCGCCCGAGGCGCTGA
- a CDS encoding M50 family metallopeptidase produces MQTSSGAKLDFGRVALLLLFLGAGWYFWDSPVLWPLKLLVVMVHESGHALATLLAGGAVDRITLSANDSGACLSRLPASMMAQVAVFSAGYVGSALAGAFLLLATFRFRLRRLVLLVACVGLAVMGVLYAGDSITLGFCLGTALALGLAAKYLPDGGVDMLNLLLAAFTALYVAFDLRSDLGHGAASSVSDASLLANLTPVPSWAWAGLWSFVSLALLGLFARWSLRAARPEGLGYSLTSGRR; encoded by the coding sequence ATGCAGACCTCGAGCGGCGCAAAGCTGGACTTCGGCCGGGTGGCCCTTCTCCTCCTGTTCCTGGGCGCGGGCTGGTACTTCTGGGACTCGCCCGTCCTGTGGCCCTTGAAATTGCTGGTGGTGATGGTGCACGAGAGTGGTCACGCGCTCGCCACCCTGCTCGCCGGTGGCGCCGTGGACCGCATCACCCTCTCCGCCAATGACTCCGGAGCCTGTCTGTCCCGGCTGCCCGCCAGCATGATGGCGCAGGTCGCCGTCTTCTCCGCGGGGTACGTGGGCAGCGCGCTCGCGGGTGCCTTCCTGCTGCTCGCCACCTTCCGCTTCCGATTGCGCCGCCTCGTGCTCCTCGTGGCGTGCGTGGGCCTCGCGGTAATGGGCGTGCTGTACGCCGGTGACAGCATCACCCTGGGCTTCTGCCTGGGTACCGCGCTCGCGCTGGGGCTCGCGGCGAAGTACCTCCCGGATGGCGGCGTGGACATGCTCAACCTCCTCCTGGCCGCCTTCACCGCCCTCTACGTGGCCTTCGATCTGCGCTCGGACCTGGGGCACGGCGCCGCGAGCTCCGTCAGCGACGCCTCCCTGCTCGCCAACCTCACCCCCGTGCCCTCGTGGGCCTGGGCCGGGCTCTGGTCGTTCGTCTCGCTCGCGCTGCTCGGGCTCTTCGCCCGTTGGTCCCTGCGCGCCGCGCGCCCCGAGGGCCTGGGCTACTCGCTGACCTCCGGCCGCCGGTAG